The Struthio camelus isolate bStrCam1 unplaced genomic scaffold, bStrCam1.hap1 HAP1_SCAFFOLD_174, whole genome shotgun sequence genome includes a region encoding these proteins:
- the LOC138065155 gene encoding branched-chain-amino-acid aminotransferase, mitochondrial-like isoform X3, producing the protein MAAAAAAAARARARLGGGGLLAILLQPRRLYNSVFRAAELQVELSARPKAKPDPGGLVFGKTFTDHMLTVEWTQASGWGRPHIRPFQELSLHPASSALHYAVELFEGMKAFRGVDDRIRLFRPELNMERMGRSAQRLCLPAFDGAELLECIRALVRLEQDWVPRADTASLYIRPALVGTEPSLGVAPPSRALLFVILCPVGPYFPGGQLSPVALLADPRHARAWPGGTGHCKIGSNYGPTVAAQRAAAAQGCQQVLWLHGRRRLLTEVGTMNLFLLWRRRGELELVTPPLDGLILPGVTRQSLLELGRSWGEFEVREAPVPMAALLEALERGRLREMFGAGTACLVCPVGAVVHGGQVNTRGAGKYPAWCAPWAPSCTAGR; encoded by the exons atggcggcggcggcggcggcggcggcccgggcccgggcccggctcgggggcggcggg ctcctggcgaTCCTGCTCCAACCCCGGCGCCTCTACAACAGCGTCTTCAGG GCGGCGGAGCTGCAGGTGGAGCTCAGCGCCCGGCCCAAGGCCAAGCCCGACCCCGGGGGCCTCGTCTTCGGCAAGACCTTCACCGACCACATGCTGACGGTGgagtggacccaggcgtccgggtggggccGGCCCCACATCCGGCCCTTCCAGGAGCTGAGCCTGCACCCGGCCTCGTCGGCGCTGCACTACGCCGTGGAG CTCTTCGAGGGCATGAAGGCTTTTCGCGGCGTCGACGACCGGATCCGGCTTTTCCGCCCCGAACTCAACATGGAGCGAATGGGGCGCTCGGCGCAGCGGCTCTGCCTGCCC gCCTTCGACGGGGCCGAGCTGCTCGAGTGCATCCGGGCGCTGGTGCGGCTGGAGCAGGACTGGGTGCCGCGCGCCGACACCGCCAGCCTCTACATCCGCCCGGCCCTCGTGGGCACCGag CCCTCCCTGGGGGTGGCCCCCCCCAGCCGGGCCCTGCTCTTCGTCATCCTCTGCCCCGTGGGGCCCTACTTCCCCGgggggcagctgagccccgtgGCCCTGCTGGCCGACCCCCGGCACGCGCGCGCCTGGCCCGGCGGCACCGGCCACTGCAAGATCGGCAG caACTACGGCCCCACGGTGGCGGCgcagcgggcggccgcggcccagGGCTGCCAGCAGGTGCTCTGGCTgcacggccgccgccggctgctcACCGAGGTGGGGACCATGAACCTCTTCCTGCtctggcggcggcgcggag agctggagctggtgaCGCCGCCGCTGGACGGGCTGATCCTGCCGGGGGTGacgcggcagagcctgctggagctgggccggagctgg ggCGAGTTCGAGGTGCGGGAGGCGCCGGTGCCGATGGCGGCGCTGCTGGAGGCGCTGGAGCGGGGCCGCCTGCGGGAGATGTTCGGGGCCGGCACGGCctgcctggtgtgccccgtgggcgccgtcgtgcacggcgggcag
- the PIH1D1 gene encoding PIH1 domain-containing protein 1 isoform X1: MAAAATDKSLLSAELEGDEEPEALRRLLLQVTQDAEEAEPPPGSGSTAVTPQPGFCVKTRAGDAKVFVNVCHSPAVPAPPPLAPRDLRLLLGSDAASAFRIPMSLGEPHAELDRSGQGCTAYDVVVNSALLRSLQADPLYLEFFLTVVMEGLAEKYGVEVNHSGWRVLQNRKFLGSISAQNIRTRPRPRIQELEGEEPPPEPPSPPPPPPPAYVVVAEPSAEHPRVLQARVHLPHVAGAGQLELALSEERLVLGGGGGGGAPLLQLGLPLPPDPARCRARFHPRTKVLTVTMPLQL, translated from the exons atggccgccgccgccacggacAAGTCGCTGCTGTCGGCGGAGCTGGAGGGGGACGAGGAGCCCGAGGCGCTGCGGCGGCTCCTGCTgcag GTGACCCAGGACGCCGAggaggccgagccgccgccggggtCGGGCTCCACCGCCGTCACCCCGCAGCCAG GCTTCTGCGTGAAGACGCGGGCGGGCGACGCCAAGGTCTTCGTCAACGTCTGCCACTCGCCGgccgtccccgcgccgccccccctgGCCCCCCGCGACCTCCGGCTGCTGCTCGGCTCCGACGCCGCCTCGGCCTTCCGCATCCCCATGAGCCTGGGGGAGCCGCACGCCGAGCTCGACCGCA GCGGCCAGGGCTGCACGGCCTACGACGTGGTGGTGAACTCGGCCCTGCTGCGCTCGCTGCAG gccgaCCCCCTCTACCTGGAGTTCTTCCTCACCGTGGTCATGGAGGGGCTGGCGGAGAAGTACGGCGTCGAGGTCAACCACTCTG gctGGCGGGTGCTGCAGAACCGCAAGTTCCTCGGCTCCATCTCGGCCCAAAACATCCggacgcggccccggccccgcatccAGGAGCTGGAGGG CGAggagccgccgccggagccccccAG cccccccccgccgccccctcccgcctACGTGGTGGTGGCCGAGCCCTCGGCCGAGCACCCCCGGGTGCTGCAGGCCCGCGTCCACCTGCCCCACGTG GCGGGGGCGGGGCAGCTGGAGCTGGCGCTGAGCGAGGAGCggctggtgctgggggggggcggggggggcggcgcccccctgctgcagctggggctgcccctcCCCCCCGACCCCGCCCGCTGCCGCGCCCGCTTCCACCCGCGCACCAAG gtGCTGACGGTGACCATGCCGCTGCAGCtgtga
- the ALDH16A1 gene encoding LOW QUALITY PROTEIN: aldehyde dehydrogenase family 16 member A1 (The sequence of the model RefSeq protein was modified relative to this genomic sequence to represent the inferred CDS: deleted 2 bases in 1 codon), whose protein sequence is MAAAAALPAVPEIFSEMATGPGPGGAAAGLAWLDARGRSLGHFVAGAWLEPPGREMLEVREAATGRRLAVVPRGDRADVAAAVAAAEAAAAAWGRLGGPDRARGLRELAAGVARGAAALAALDSLPSGRPLAETLGADLPLGLRLLEQAAAWAQLGRPRAWAPLGETRPRHPRDPRDAPPQTPSWVPRAWAPLGVVGVIVSSPCSLLAALWKIGPALAMGNAVVLLAPAEAPLAPLLLAALWAEAPLPPGLLNVLAAPPELRRALAAHPGPRALAFVGPPQEGRALRRATAGRDVRLSLALGGRPLAIVLDSADLDAAAGAVAAAAGAPPGPVPAGGGLVLAQEGVAAALARRLRARLGGLRVGDPLDGGSDVGPLPPHTASPEPLVQEARAEGAQVFQSSAPLPPGGRFYPPTLITGVAPTSRCVRQGPGGPVVVLVAVRSPAEAAAVANALPRAWAAGVWAEDAALAADLAARLRVGLVWLNGQNLLDPASGAGGTTGSGTGDDGGLEALREFGRPPWEPPPPPGPPRPPSRRAAAPPRGRTPPRPTAPARSNPRSRWRQLGLMTSLMMSLPLMRSLMTSLPPWKPPGRLLSGGPLWGRRPGPARARVLRAAAEALRDGDGDDGATERLRAALLRWAAHAQMERGALQAVPGGRVLVTRAALGVVGVAWAGPRPCPALELLPPALALGNALVLLAPPGGAAAARRLAQ, encoded by the exons atggcggcggcggcggcgctgcccgcggtgCCGGAGATCTTCTCCGAGATGGCgacggggcccgggcccgggggggccgcggcggggctg GCCTGGCTGGACGCCCGCGGCCGGAGCCTCGGGCACTTCGTGGCCGGCGCCTGGCTggagccgccgggccgggagATGCTGGAGGTCCGCGAGGCCGCCACCG GCCGGCGGCTGGCGGTGGTGCCGCGGGGCGACCGGGCCGACGTGGCGgcggccgtggcggcggcggaggcggcggcggcggcctgggggCGCCTGGGGGGCCCCGACCGGGCCCGGGGCCTGCGGGA GCTGGCGGCGGGGgtggcgcggggggcggcggcgctggcggctctGGACTCGCTGCCCTCGGGGCGGCCGCTGGCCGAGACGCTGGGCGCCGACCTGCCGCTGGGGCTGCGGCTGCTGGAGCAGGCGGCCGCCTGGGCCCAGCTggggcggccccgcgcctgggcccccctcggtGAGACCCGACCCcggcacccccgggacccccgggacgcccccccccaaaccccctcgtGGGTTCCccgcgcctgggcccccctcg GGGTGGTGGGCGTCATCGTCTCGtcgccctgctccctcctggccGCGCTCTGGAAGATCGGCCCCGCGCTGGCCATGG GCAACGCCGTGGTGCTGCTggcgccggccgaggcgccgctggcgccgctgctgctggcggcgctcTGGGCggaggcgccgctgccgccggggctgctGAACGTGCTGGCGGCGCCCCCGGAGCTGCGGCGCGCCCTGGCCGCCCACCCCGGCCCGCGCGCCCTGGCCTTCGTCGGCCCCCCCCAG GAGGGGCGGGCGCTGCGCAGGGCCACGGCCGGCCGGGACGTGCGGCTCTCGCTGGCGCTGGGCGGGCGGCCGCTCGCCATCGTCCTCGACTCGGCCGACCTGgacgccgccgccggggccgtcgccgccgccgccggggccccccccgggccg GTGCCGGCCGGCGGGGGTCTGGTGCTGGCGCAGgagggggtggcggcggcgctggcccggcggctccgggcCCGGCTGGGGGGGCTGCGGGTCGGGGACCCCCTGGACGGCGGCAGCGACGTGGGGCCGCTGCCCCCCCACACGGCCTCCCCGGAGCCCCTGGTGCAGGAGGCCCGGGCTGAGGGGGCCCAG GTGTTCCAGTCGTCGGCCCCACTGCCGCCGGGGGGGCGCTTCTACCCCCCCACCCTCATCACCGGGGTCGCCCCCACCTCGCGCTGCGTCCGCCAGGGG cccgggGGCCCCGTCGTGGTGCTGGTGGCGGTGCGGAgccccgcggaggcggcggcggtggccaaCGCGCTGCCCCGGGCCTGGGCCGCCGGCGTCTGGGCCGAGGACGCCGCGCTGGCCGCCGACCTGGCCGCCAG gctgcgTGTGGGGCTGGTCTGGCTCAACGGGCAGAACCTGCTCGACCCGGCCAGCGGCGCCGGCGGCACCACGGGCAGCGGCACCGGGGACGACGGCGGCCTGGAG GCGCTGCGTGAATTCGGACGCCCCCCCTGGGAGCCGCCCcccccaccaggccccccccggccgccgagccggagagctgcagcccccccccggggccggacccccccccggccgacAGCCCCAG cccggagcAACCCCAGGAGCCgctggaggcagctggggctgatGACATCACTGATGATGTCACTGCCACTGATGAGATCGCTGATGACATCGCTGCCGCCGTGGAAGCCGCCCGGCAGGCTGCTGTCGG ggGGCCCCCT ctgggggcggcggccgggcccggcccgcgcgcgggtgctgcgggcggcggccgaggcgctgcgcgacggcgacggcgacgacGGCGCCACCgagcggctgcgggcggcgctgctgcgCTGGGCCGCGCACGCGCAGATGGAGCGCGGCGCCCTGCAG GCGGTGCCCGGCGGCCGCGTGCTGGTGACGCGGGCGGCGCTGGGCGTGGTGGGCGTGGCctgggccgggccccgcccctgcccggcG CTGGAGCTGCTGCCGCCGGCGCTGGCGCTCGGCAACGCCCTGGTGCTGctggcgccccctggcggcgccgccgccgcgcggcgcctGGCCCAG
- the LOC138065155 gene encoding branched-chain-amino-acid aminotransferase, mitochondrial-like isoform X2, with translation MAAAAAAAARARARLGGGGLLAILLQPRRLYNSVFRAAELQVELSARPKAKPDPGGLVFGKTFTDHMLTVEWTQASGWGRPHIRPFQELSLHPASSALHYAVELFEGMKAFRGVDDRIRLFRPELNMERMGRSAQRLCLPAFDGAELLECIRALVRLEQDWVPRADTASLYIRPALVGTEPSLGVAPPSRALLFVILCPVGPYFPGGQLSPVALLADPRHARAWPGGTGHCKIGSNYGPTVAAQRAAAAQGCQQVLWLHGRRRLLTEVGTMNLFLLWRRRGELELVTPPLDGLILPGVTRQSLLELGRSWGEFEVREAPVPMAALLEALERGRLREMFGAGTACLVCPVGAVVHGGQRHHVPTMENGPELVLRFHRALSDIQYGRVASDWAQLL, from the exons atggcggcggcggcggcggcggcggcccgggcccgggcccggctcgggggcggcggg ctcctggcgaTCCTGCTCCAACCCCGGCGCCTCTACAACAGCGTCTTCAGG GCGGCGGAGCTGCAGGTGGAGCTCAGCGCCCGGCCCAAGGCCAAGCCCGACCCCGGGGGCCTCGTCTTCGGCAAGACCTTCACCGACCACATGCTGACGGTGgagtggacccaggcgtccgggtggggccGGCCCCACATCCGGCCCTTCCAGGAGCTGAGCCTGCACCCGGCCTCGTCGGCGCTGCACTACGCCGTGGAG CTCTTCGAGGGCATGAAGGCTTTTCGCGGCGTCGACGACCGGATCCGGCTTTTCCGCCCCGAACTCAACATGGAGCGAATGGGGCGCTCGGCGCAGCGGCTCTGCCTGCCC gCCTTCGACGGGGCCGAGCTGCTCGAGTGCATCCGGGCGCTGGTGCGGCTGGAGCAGGACTGGGTGCCGCGCGCCGACACCGCCAGCCTCTACATCCGCCCGGCCCTCGTGGGCACCGag CCCTCCCTGGGGGTGGCCCCCCCCAGCCGGGCCCTGCTCTTCGTCATCCTCTGCCCCGTGGGGCCCTACTTCCCCGgggggcagctgagccccgtgGCCCTGCTGGCCGACCCCCGGCACGCGCGCGCCTGGCCCGGCGGCACCGGCCACTGCAAGATCGGCAG caACTACGGCCCCACGGTGGCGGCgcagcgggcggccgcggcccagGGCTGCCAGCAGGTGCTCTGGCTgcacggccgccgccggctgctcACCGAGGTGGGGACCATGAACCTCTTCCTGCtctggcggcggcgcggag agctggagctggtgaCGCCGCCGCTGGACGGGCTGATCCTGCCGGGGGTGacgcggcagagcctgctggagctgggccggagctgg ggCGAGTTCGAGGTGCGGGAGGCGCCGGTGCCGATGGCGGCGCTGCTGGAGGCGCTGGAGCGGGGCCGCCTGCGGGAGATGTTCGGGGCCGGCACGGCctgcctggtgtgccccgtgggcgccgtcgtgcacggcgggcag
- the RPL13A gene encoding LOW QUALITY PROTEIN: large ribosomal subunit protein uL13 (The sequence of the model RefSeq protein was modified relative to this genomic sequence to represent the inferred CDS: deleted 1 base in 1 codon), whose product MAELKVLVIDGRGHLLGRLAAIVAKQVLLAAGSWWFRCEGINISGNFYRNKLKYLAFLRKRMNTNPSRGPYHFRAPSRIFWRTVRGMLPHKTKRGQAALERLKVFDGIPPPYDKRKRMVVPAALKIIRLKPTRKFAFLGRLAHEVGWKYQAVTAALEEKRKEKAKLRYNKKKKLMNLRRRAERNVEGKIAPLSAVLRQHGLLL is encoded by the exons ATGGCGGAGCTGAAg GTTCTGGTCATCGACGGGCGCGGGCACCTCCTGGGCCGGCTGGCGGCCATCGTGGCCAAGCAGGTGCTGCTGG ccgccgggTCGTGGTGGTTTCGCTGCGAAGGGATCAACATTTCTGGAAACTTCTACCGCAACAAAC tgAAGTACCTGGCGTTCCTGCGCAAGCGGATGAACACGAACCCGTCGCGCGGCCCCTACCACTTCCGCGCCCCCAGCCGCATCTTCTGGCGCACGGTGAGAG GGATGCTGCCCCACAAGACGAAGCGGGGCCAGGCCGCCCTGGAGAGGCTCAAGGTGTTCGACGGCATCCCCCCGCCCTACGACAAg CGCAAGCGCATGGTCGTCCCGGCCGCCCTGAAGATCATCCGCCTCAAGCCCACCCGCAAG ttcgcCTTCCTGGGCCGGCTGGCGCACGAGGTC GGCTGGAAGTACCAGGCGGTGACGGCGGCGCTGGAGGAGAAGCGCAAGGAGAAGGCGAAGCTGCGTTACAACAAGAAGAAGAAGCTGATG aaccTGCGGCGCCGGGCGGAGCGCAACGTGGAGGGGAAGATCGCGCCGCTGTCGGCGGTGCTGCGCCAGCACGGGCTGCTGCTGTGA
- the DHDH gene encoding trans-1,2-dihydrobenzene-1,2-diol dehydrogenase has protein sequence MGPPNAWAPEHLGPPPNAWGSRRPRDPPRHAGAAAAPGRRGPSVPGRRGPPDPDAGAPRPGPTRWGICAAGKISHDFLVALKTLPPEEHVAVAIAARELARAQDYARRFGVARAYGSYEELAEDPDVDVVYVATVNTQHLPAGRLFLAAGKPLLMEKPMGVSAAEVRELVAAARARGLFLMEGFWTRFFPAWGRLRGLLAGGALGEPRVLRAGLGLALGGVERLAAPALGGGALLDLGGYGLQMATGLLGGGRPPRRLRAHGCLHPTGVDETVTVTLEFGAGRLAEVTCSMAAELPGTAAVGGPRGWAQFPSHMNCPTELEVGGEREQFPLPPPSLPLHFPHGTGLRYEAQHVRECLLQGLTESPVMPLAESELVAQLLDEARRQVGAAGPEGGHGPTRGDTA, from the exons atGGGACCCCCaaacgcctgggcccccgaacacctgggcccccccccgaacgcctgg ggctcccgccgcccccgcgacCCGCCCAGACATGCAGGAGCCGCAgctgcgcccggacgccggggcccctccgtgcccggacgccggggcccccctgacccggacgccggggccccccggcccggccccacccgCTGGGGCATCTGCGCGGCCGGGAAGATCAGCCACGACTTCCTGGTGGCCCTGAAGACCCTCCCCCCCGAGGAGCATGTG GCGGTGGCCATCGCCGCCCGCGAGCTCGCCCGCGCCCAGGACTACGCCCGGCGCTTCGGGGTGGCCCGAGCCTACGGCAGCTACGAGGAGCTGGCAGAGGACCCCGACGTGG acGTGGTGTACGTGGCCACGGTGAACACGCAGCACCTGCCGGCCGGGCGGCTCTTCCTGGCCGCCGGGAAGCCGCTGCTCATGGAGAAGCCGATGGGCGTCAGCGCCGCCGAGGTGCGCGAGCTGGTggcggccgcccgggcccgcGGCCTCTTCCTCATGGAG ggCTTCTGGACCCGCTTCTTCCCGGCctgggggcggctgcgggggctgctggccgggggggcgctgggggagcCGCGGGTGCTGCGCGCCGGCCTGGGcctggccctggggggggtcgAGCGCCTGGCGGCCCCCGCGCTGGGGGGGGGCGCCCTGCTCGACCTGGGCGGCTACGGGCTGCAGATGGCcacggggctgctggggggcggccgccccccccggcgcctgCGGGCCCACGGCTGCCTCCACCCCACCG GGGTGGACGAGACGGTGACGGTGACGCTGGAGTTCGGCGCCGGGCGCCTGGCCGAGGTCACCTGCTCGATGGCGGCCGAGCTGCCGGGGACGGCGGCcgtgggggggccgcggggctgggcccag ttcCCCAGCCACATGAACTGCCCCACggagctggaggtggggggggagcgggagcagttcccgctgccccccccctcgctgcccctccacTTCCCCCACGGCACCGGGCTGCGCTACGAGGCCCAGCACGTGCGGGagtgcctgctgcagg ggctGACCGAGAGCCCGGTGATGCCGCTGGCCGAGAGCGAGCTGGTGGCCCAGCTGCTGGACGAGGCCCGGCGGcaggtgggggcggcggggccggaggggggacACGGCCCCACGCGCGGGGACACGGCCTGA
- the LOC138065155 gene encoding branched-chain-amino-acid aminotransferase, mitochondrial-like isoform X4, which translates to MAAAAAAAARARARLGGGGLLAILLQPRRLYNSVFRAAELQVELSARPKAKPDPGGLVFGKTFTDHMLTVEWTQASGWGRPHIRPFQELSLHPASSALHYAVELFEGMKAFRGVDDRIRLFRPELNMERMGRSAQRLCLPAFDGAELLECIRALVRLEQDWVPRADTASLYIRPALVGTEPSLGVAPPSRALLFVILCPVGPYFPGGQLSPVALLADPRHARAWPGGTGHCKIGSNYGPTVAAQRAAAAQGCQQVLWLHGRRRLLTEVGTMNLFLLWRRRGGRVRGAGGAGADGGAAGGAGAGPPAGDVRGRHGLPGVPRGRRRARRAGKYPGGG; encoded by the exons atggcggcggcggcggcggcggcggcccgggcccgggcccggctcgggggcggcggg ctcctggcgaTCCTGCTCCAACCCCGGCGCCTCTACAACAGCGTCTTCAGG GCGGCGGAGCTGCAGGTGGAGCTCAGCGCCCGGCCCAAGGCCAAGCCCGACCCCGGGGGCCTCGTCTTCGGCAAGACCTTCACCGACCACATGCTGACGGTGgagtggacccaggcgtccgggtggggccGGCCCCACATCCGGCCCTTCCAGGAGCTGAGCCTGCACCCGGCCTCGTCGGCGCTGCACTACGCCGTGGAG CTCTTCGAGGGCATGAAGGCTTTTCGCGGCGTCGACGACCGGATCCGGCTTTTCCGCCCCGAACTCAACATGGAGCGAATGGGGCGCTCGGCGCAGCGGCTCTGCCTGCCC gCCTTCGACGGGGCCGAGCTGCTCGAGTGCATCCGGGCGCTGGTGCGGCTGGAGCAGGACTGGGTGCCGCGCGCCGACACCGCCAGCCTCTACATCCGCCCGGCCCTCGTGGGCACCGag CCCTCCCTGGGGGTGGCCCCCCCCAGCCGGGCCCTGCTCTTCGTCATCCTCTGCCCCGTGGGGCCCTACTTCCCCGgggggcagctgagccccgtgGCCCTGCTGGCCGACCCCCGGCACGCGCGCGCCTGGCCCGGCGGCACCGGCCACTGCAAGATCGGCAG caACTACGGCCCCACGGTGGCGGCgcagcgggcggccgcggcccagGGCTGCCAGCAGGTGCTCTGGCTgcacggccgccgccggctgctcACCGAGGTGGGGACCATGAACCTCTTCCTGCtctggcggcggcgcggag ggCGAGTTCGAGGTGCGGGAGGCGCCGGTGCCGATGGCGGCGCTGCTGGAGGCGCTGGAGCGGGGCCGCCTGCGGGAGATGTTCGGGGCCGGCACGGCctgcctggtgtgccccgtgggcgccgtcgtgcacggcgggcag
- the PIH1D1 gene encoding PIH1 domain-containing protein 1 isoform X2, producing MAAAATDKSLLSAELEGDEEPEALRRLLLQVTQDAEEAEPPPGSGSTAVTPQPGFCVKTRAGDAKVFVNVCHSPAVPAPPPLAPRDLRLLLGSDAASAFRIPMSLGEPHAELDRSGQGCTAYDVVVNSALLRSLQADPLYLEFFLTVVMEGLAEKYGVEVNHSGWRVLQNRKFLGSISAQNIRTRPRPRIQELEGPPPPPPPAYVVVAEPSAEHPRVLQARVHLPHVAGAGQLELALSEERLVLGGGGGGGAPLLQLGLPLPPDPARCRARFHPRTKVLTVTMPLQL from the exons atggccgccgccgccacggacAAGTCGCTGCTGTCGGCGGAGCTGGAGGGGGACGAGGAGCCCGAGGCGCTGCGGCGGCTCCTGCTgcag GTGACCCAGGACGCCGAggaggccgagccgccgccggggtCGGGCTCCACCGCCGTCACCCCGCAGCCAG GCTTCTGCGTGAAGACGCGGGCGGGCGACGCCAAGGTCTTCGTCAACGTCTGCCACTCGCCGgccgtccccgcgccgccccccctgGCCCCCCGCGACCTCCGGCTGCTGCTCGGCTCCGACGCCGCCTCGGCCTTCCGCATCCCCATGAGCCTGGGGGAGCCGCACGCCGAGCTCGACCGCA GCGGCCAGGGCTGCACGGCCTACGACGTGGTGGTGAACTCGGCCCTGCTGCGCTCGCTGCAG gccgaCCCCCTCTACCTGGAGTTCTTCCTCACCGTGGTCATGGAGGGGCTGGCGGAGAAGTACGGCGTCGAGGTCAACCACTCTG gctGGCGGGTGCTGCAGAACCGCAAGTTCCTCGGCTCCATCTCGGCCCAAAACATCCggacgcggccccggccccgcatccAGGAGCTGGAGGG cccccccccgccgccccctcccgcctACGTGGTGGTGGCCGAGCCCTCGGCCGAGCACCCCCGGGTGCTGCAGGCCCGCGTCCACCTGCCCCACGTG GCGGGGGCGGGGCAGCTGGAGCTGGCGCTGAGCGAGGAGCggctggtgctgggggggggcggggggggcggcgcccccctgctgcagctggggctgcccctcCCCCCCGACCCCGCCCGCTGCCGCGCCCGCTTCCACCCGCGCACCAAG gtGCTGACGGTGACCATGCCGCTGCAGCtgtga